In one Silvibacterium dinghuense genomic region, the following are encoded:
- a CDS encoding NADP-dependent isocitrate dehydrogenase, giving the protein MQTSYNGLTLPADGEAITYADGKFTIPDHPIIPFIEGDGTGRDIWRASRRVFDAAVEKAYGGKRSVKWFEIYAGEKAFKEFKTWLPDDTVAAARDLRISIKGPLTTPVGGGIRSLNVALRQIMDLYSCVRPVRYYAGVPSPVKYPEKLDVVIFRENTEDVYAGIEFREGTAEVKKLIAFLNDEMLKGGKKKVREDSGVGIKPISITGTKRLVRRAIEHAIENKRKSVTLVHKGNIQKFTEGAFREWGYEVAVEEFRPHVVTERESWILGNVEANPGLSVEQNAALIEPGLEFGSDEFRRELYAEVSGVLASIGKTHGNGVWKQKVLINDRIADSIFQQVIIRPEEYAVLACPNLNGDYISDACAAQVGGLGIAPGANIGDGYAVFEATHGTAPKYADKDVINPGSVMLSGVMLFEFIGWKEAAALIESSMEKTIQQKFVTYDFERQMQGATKVKTSEFATHMIANMA; this is encoded by the coding sequence ATGCAGACGAGCTACAACGGCCTGACCCTGCCGGCAGACGGCGAAGCGATCACATACGCAGATGGCAAGTTCACCATCCCCGATCATCCGATCATTCCATTTATCGAAGGTGACGGCACAGGAAGAGACATCTGGCGGGCATCGCGGAGAGTCTTCGATGCGGCTGTGGAGAAGGCTTACGGTGGGAAGCGTTCCGTGAAATGGTTCGAGATCTACGCCGGAGAAAAGGCTTTTAAGGAATTCAAGACCTGGCTGCCGGATGACACGGTAGCCGCGGCGCGCGACCTGCGCATCTCGATCAAGGGACCGCTGACGACGCCGGTGGGTGGCGGCATCCGTTCGCTGAACGTGGCGCTGCGGCAGATCATGGATCTTTATAGCTGCGTGCGTCCGGTGCGCTATTACGCAGGCGTACCCAGCCCGGTGAAGTATCCCGAGAAGCTGGATGTTGTCATTTTCCGTGAGAACACCGAAGACGTGTATGCGGGTATCGAGTTCCGCGAGGGCACGGCGGAAGTTAAGAAGCTGATCGCGTTTCTCAATGACGAGATGCTGAAGGGCGGCAAGAAGAAGGTTCGCGAGGATTCGGGCGTGGGCATCAAGCCGATCTCGATCACCGGCACCAAGCGGCTCGTCCGGCGCGCCATCGAGCACGCCATCGAAAACAAGCGCAAGAGCGTGACTCTGGTGCACAAAGGCAATATCCAGAAGTTCACCGAGGGCGCATTTCGCGAATGGGGCTACGAGGTTGCGGTCGAAGAGTTTCGCCCGCATGTCGTCACCGAGCGCGAGAGCTGGATTCTCGGCAATGTGGAAGCGAATCCCGGATTGAGTGTCGAGCAGAACGCGGCGCTGATTGAGCCGGGCCTGGAATTCGGTTCGGATGAATTTCGCCGCGAGTTGTATGCCGAGGTCAGCGGCGTGCTGGCGTCGATCGGCAAGACCCACGGCAACGGGGTGTGGAAGCAGAAGGTGCTCATCAACGACCGCATCGCCGACTCGATCTTCCAGCAGGTCATCATCCGGCCGGAGGAATACGCGGTGCTGGCTTGCCCGAACCTCAATGGCGACTACATTTCGGACGCGTGCGCGGCGCAGGTCGGCGGTCTCGGAATCGCTCCGGGTGCGAATATCGGCGACGGATACGCGGTCTTCGAGGCCACGCACGGCACCGCGCCGAAATATGCCGATAAGGATGTCATCAACCCGGGCTCTGTGATGCTTTCCGGCGTCATGCTCTTCGAATTCATCGGCTGGAAAGAGGCCGCGGCGCTGATCGAGTCGTCCATGGAGAAGACGATTCAGCAGAAGTTTGTGACCTATGACTTCGAGCGGCAGATGCAGGGTGCAACCAAGGTGAAGACCAGCGAGTTCGCCACCCACATGATTGCGAATATGGCGTGA
- the argG gene encoding argininosuccinate synthase, protein MSVILESLPTGQKVGIAFSGGLDTSAALHWMKTKGAVPYAYTANLGQPDETDYKAIPRKALEYGAEIARLIDCRVQLVQEGIAALQSGAFHISTAGVTYFNTTPIGRAVTGTMLVTAMKEDDVNIWGDGSTFKGNDIERFYRYGLLVNPDLKVYKPWLDATFIDELGGRAEMSEFLQKSGFDYKMSAEKAYSTDSNILGATHEAKDLELLSSSIRIVQPIMGVASWRDDVAVKAEEVTVRFEEGYPVALNGTEYADPVELMLEANRIGGRHGLGMSDQIENRIIEAKSRGIYEAPGLALLFAAYERLITGIHNEDTIEQYRENGRKLGRLLYQGRWFDSQAIMLRESAQRWVARPITGSVTLELRRGNDYSILNTESDNLTFKPERLTMEKGESVFSPRDRIGQLTMRNLDITDTRDKLLTYAKSGLLTLSTATEMPRLSGAPDDNKA, encoded by the coding sequence ATGTCCGTCATTCTCGAATCGCTTCCCACTGGCCAGAAGGTTGGCATCGCATTTTCCGGGGGGCTTGATACCAGCGCCGCGCTGCACTGGATGAAGACCAAGGGCGCCGTGCCCTACGCTTACACTGCCAACCTGGGCCAGCCGGATGAGACCGATTACAAGGCGATTCCGCGCAAGGCGCTGGAGTATGGCGCCGAGATCGCGCGCCTCATCGATTGCCGTGTACAGCTGGTGCAGGAAGGCATCGCCGCGCTGCAGTCGGGCGCGTTCCATATCTCGACGGCCGGCGTGACCTACTTCAACACCACACCCATTGGCCGCGCCGTGACCGGCACCATGCTGGTGACGGCGATGAAGGAAGACGATGTCAACATCTGGGGCGACGGCTCGACCTTCAAGGGCAACGACATCGAGCGCTTCTATCGCTACGGCCTGCTGGTGAATCCCGACCTGAAGGTCTACAAGCCCTGGCTCGACGCGACGTTTATCGACGAGCTGGGCGGCCGCGCCGAGATGTCGGAGTTTCTGCAGAAGAGCGGCTTCGACTACAAAATGTCGGCCGAGAAGGCCTATTCGACGGACTCGAACATCCTGGGCGCGACGCATGAAGCCAAGGACCTCGAGCTGCTCAGCTCCTCGATCCGCATTGTGCAACCCATCATGGGTGTGGCTTCCTGGCGCGACGATGTGGCCGTCAAGGCGGAAGAGGTCACGGTCCGTTTCGAAGAGGGCTACCCGGTTGCTCTAAACGGCACCGAATACGCCGATCCGGTCGAACTGATGCTCGAGGCCAACCGCATCGGCGGCCGCCACGGTTTGGGGATGAGTGACCAGATCGAGAACCGCATCATCGAGGCCAAGAGCCGCGGCATTTACGAGGCTCCGGGCCTGGCGCTGCTGTTTGCCGCCTACGAGCGCCTCATCACCGGCATCCATAACGAGGACACCATCGAGCAGTACCGCGAGAACGGCCGCAAGCTGGGTCGCCTGCTCTACCAGGGCCGCTGGTTCGATTCGCAGGCGATCATGCTGCGCGAGTCGGCACAGCGCTGGGTAGCGCGTCCGATCACCGGCTCGGTGACGCTCGAACTGCGCCGCGGCAATGACTATTCGATTCTGAACACGGAATCGGACAACCTGACCTTCAAGCCCGAGCGCCTCACGATGGAGAAGGGTGAGAGCGTCTTCTCACCGCGCGACCGCATCGGCCAGCTGACCATGCGCAACCTCGACATCACCGACACCCGCGACAAGCTGCTGACCTACGCGAAGTCGGGCCTGCTGACGCTGAGCACCGCGACCGAGATGCCGCGGCTGAGCGGTGCACCGGACGACAACAAGGCATAG
- a CDS encoding alpha/beta fold hydrolase has translation MLRAKRYTALVFYTSDDAKLFYTVEGNGPALVLLHPMPANHRFWLETAAALSQRYRVILPDLRGHGQSEAGEGPITMARLGADIERLLDQAAVSKAMFAGCSIGGYALYEVWRRMPARVEALAFCCARPQADSDAVRAKREEWIAKIAERGTGEWIESMLEQLIGSTARRRNPEKLGEAREMMQMVTPGAAIALQQGLAARPDSTETAKSMRIPTFVLAAGEDQSSTTADMKLLADLIRSGGFGPEFTEIKDAGHYAPWEQPQMVGRLLRRFFDSVL, from the coding sequence GTGCTTCGCGCGAAACGCTACACTGCACTTGTGTTCTATACCTCTGACGACGCGAAGCTCTTTTACACGGTAGAAGGCAATGGGCCGGCTCTGGTGCTGCTGCACCCGATGCCGGCCAATCATCGTTTCTGGCTGGAGACAGCCGCGGCCCTGTCGCAGCGCTACCGGGTGATCCTGCCGGACCTGCGCGGGCATGGGCAGTCGGAAGCGGGTGAAGGACCGATTACCATGGCCCGGCTGGGCGCGGACATCGAGCGCCTGCTCGACCAGGCAGCTGTCTCGAAGGCCATGTTTGCCGGCTGCTCGATCGGCGGCTACGCGCTCTATGAAGTCTGGAGAAGGATGCCGGCCCGCGTCGAGGCCTTGGCCTTCTGCTGCGCACGGCCGCAGGCGGACAGCGATGCCGTCCGGGCAAAACGCGAGGAGTGGATCGCGAAGATCGCCGAACGTGGCACGGGGGAATGGATCGAGTCGATGCTTGAGCAGCTCATCGGGTCGACGGCGCGGCGGCGGAATCCGGAGAAGCTGGGCGAAGCCCGGGAAATGATGCAGATGGTGACGCCGGGTGCTGCGATTGCTTTGCAGCAGGGACTGGCGGCGCGGCCGGATTCGACCGAGACGGCGAAATCGATGCGGATACCGACGTTTGTCCTGGCGGCGGGCGAAGATCAGTCCTCAACGACCGCGGACATGAAGCTGCTGGCGGACCTGATTCGCAGCGGCGGCTTTGGGCCGGAGTTCACCGAGATCAAGGACGCGGGGCATTATGCGCCCTGGGAGCAGCCGCAGATGGTAGGCAGGCTGTTGCGCCGCTTTTTCGATTCCGTGCTCTGA
- a CDS encoding CgeB family protein yields MTALQPAPRRILYVASMDPYSTTVYRCDALRRLQQQVEVFDIREQIPGNYYLRALQSRYPSGPFIFSINRALLEAAKRFQPDVVWMDKPILFTPKTLETLKRNGTRVVFYVQDSPFGGRQDGIWKQFLASYRLADLHCLVRQADVVRYRERHLPYIQTMFSFAPEMHFPAPPGWTDAERVRLLSYIGHPYENRPAFLTRLATEWELPLSINGNLWQKVLGTSALSHCTLGGHLPGPHYREAIWRSRINLGFVTTSNEDDIGHKSVEIAACGAFLLALRTPGHEALLEENREAVFFSSVEECADKARFYLDRPDLREAIGAHARERAVRSGYDNDTQLARILNHLDGKQV; encoded by the coding sequence ATGACCGCTCTACAGCCTGCGCCGCGCCGCATCTTATACGTCGCATCCATGGATCCGTATTCGACAACGGTCTATCGTTGCGATGCCCTGCGCCGGCTCCAACAGCAGGTGGAGGTTTTTGACATCCGGGAGCAAATCCCCGGCAACTATTATCTGCGCGCCCTGCAATCCCGTTACCCCTCGGGACCATTTATCTTTTCCATCAACCGGGCGCTGCTTGAAGCGGCAAAGCGCTTTCAGCCAGATGTTGTCTGGATGGATAAACCCATCCTCTTTACACCGAAAACACTCGAAACGCTGAAACGCAATGGCACGCGCGTCGTCTTCTATGTACAGGACAGCCCCTTCGGAGGGCGGCAGGACGGCATCTGGAAGCAGTTTCTCGCGAGCTATCGCCTCGCCGACCTCCATTGCCTGGTGCGCCAAGCCGATGTTGTCCGCTATCGCGAGCGGCACCTGCCGTACATCCAAACCATGTTCAGCTTCGCACCGGAGATGCATTTCCCTGCGCCTCCCGGCTGGACAGACGCCGAGCGCGTGCGCCTGCTCTCTTACATCGGCCATCCCTATGAAAATCGGCCGGCTTTTTTAACCCGTCTCGCCACGGAGTGGGAGCTGCCGCTCTCCATCAACGGCAACCTCTGGCAGAAGGTCCTCGGCACATCGGCTCTGTCCCACTGCACCCTGGGCGGTCACCTGCCTGGTCCGCACTATCGGGAAGCGATCTGGCGCTCACGCATCAATCTCGGCTTTGTCACCACCAGCAACGAGGACGATATCGGCCATAAGTCCGTCGAAATCGCCGCCTGCGGAGCCTTTCTACTTGCCCTGCGCACTCCAGGACATGAAGCGTTACTTGAAGAAAACCGGGAGGCGGTTTTCTTCTCTTCAGTCGAGGAATGTGCCGACAAAGCCCGCTTTTACCTGGACCGACCGGATCTGCGTGAGGCCATCGGAGCTCATGCACGCGAGCGCGCTGTCCGCAGCGGCTACGACAACGACACACAGCTAGCCCGTATCCTCAATCACCTCGACGGCAAACAGGTTTAG
- a CDS encoding UDP-glucose dehydrogenase family protein, with amino-acid sequence MSQPVSIAVVGSGYVGLVAAACFAEIGHKVICVDNDESKVKMLREGGVPIHEEYLPELLARHRGTNIEFTSDLRSATKRAQAIFIAVGTPQSKTGSADLSYVDAVASEIARSIDDYKVIVEKSTVPVYTNEWIRRVVERNGVARELFDVASNPEFLREGTAVVDFIHADRIVIGVENDKAGQVLRDIYAPLTSGEYFKLDHAVPGDLTADTPPALLQTSTKAAELIKHASNAFLAMKISFINVVSNVCEAVGADVEQVSKGMGMDSRIGPKFLKAGIGYGGSCFPKDVAAFRYVAEQLGVDFDLLKEVEEINEEQKSRFFQKVRSALWTFRSKKVGVLGLAFKGGTDDIRESPALDIVHSLLKEGCSVVAFDPAAIDRTKEVIPPSEKMQYVNDAYAAAQDADALLILTDWHEFAELDLAKLHYTLRYPIIIDGRNLYDPAQMIEAGFTYLSVGRPAAQQTRDTAVWHRLP; translated from the coding sequence ATGAGTCAGCCCGTTTCCATTGCGGTTGTCGGTTCCGGTTATGTGGGCCTGGTAGCAGCAGCATGTTTCGCCGAAATCGGTCACAAGGTTATCTGCGTCGACAATGATGAATCCAAGGTAAAGATGCTGCGTGAAGGCGGCGTGCCGATTCACGAGGAGTATCTCCCCGAACTGCTCGCCCGTCATCGCGGCACCAATATCGAGTTCACCTCGGATCTGCGTTCTGCAACCAAGCGCGCTCAGGCGATCTTCATCGCCGTGGGAACGCCGCAGAGCAAGACCGGCAGCGCCGATCTCTCCTACGTCGATGCGGTGGCCAGCGAGATTGCGCGTTCGATCGATGACTACAAGGTGATCGTCGAGAAAAGCACGGTGCCGGTGTACACCAATGAGTGGATCCGTCGCGTAGTGGAGCGCAATGGTGTAGCCCGTGAGCTCTTCGATGTGGCATCGAACCCCGAGTTCCTGCGTGAAGGCACGGCCGTGGTGGACTTCATCCATGCTGACCGCATTGTCATCGGTGTCGAAAACGACAAGGCCGGCCAGGTGCTGCGTGATATCTACGCTCCGCTGACTTCGGGCGAATACTTCAAGCTCGACCATGCGGTTCCGGGCGATCTCACGGCGGACACCCCTCCGGCGCTTCTACAGACCTCAACCAAGGCCGCGGAGTTGATCAAGCATGCCTCGAATGCCTTCCTGGCAATGAAGATCTCCTTCATCAACGTGGTCTCGAATGTCTGCGAGGCGGTGGGTGCGGACGTGGAGCAGGTCTCGAAGGGCATGGGCATGGACAGCCGTATCGGGCCCAAGTTCCTCAAGGCCGGCATCGGTTATGGCGGCTCCTGCTTCCCCAAGGACGTTGCGGCATTCCGCTATGTTGCTGAGCAGCTTGGCGTAGACTTCGACCTGCTGAAGGAAGTGGAAGAGATCAACGAAGAGCAGAAGAGCCGCTTCTTCCAGAAGGTGCGTTCGGCGTTGTGGACCTTCCGCAGCAAGAAGGTCGGCGTGCTCGGCCTGGCCTTCAAGGGTGGCACGGATGACATCCGCGAGAGCCCGGCGCTCGACATCGTGCATAGCCTGCTCAAGGAAGGTTGCTCGGTCGTAGCGTTTGACCCTGCGGCTATTGACCGGACGAAGGAAGTGATTCCGCCCTCCGAGAAGATGCAGTATGTCAATGACGCTTATGCTGCGGCACAGGATGCGGATGCGCTGCTGATCCTGACCGATTGGCATGAGTTTGCAGAGCTCGACCTCGCGAAGCTGCACTATACGCTGCGCTACCCCATCATCATCGACGGCCGTAATCTCTACGATCCGGCTCAGATGATCGAAGCGGGCTTCACTTATCTGAGCGTGGGCCGCCCGGCGGCGCAGCAGACGCGGGATACCGCGGTCTGGCATCGCCTGCCGTAA
- a CDS encoding glycosyltransferase family 4 protein, producing MASGRRVRIAYFVSHPIQYQAPLLRRIAREPDIDLHAFFFSDISVRGYADKGFGNVQVKWDVPLLDGYKSSFLPGIRKGNSFAFTRPVNYGIHTALNSGSFDAVWLHGYHTLNSLQVLALAKAHDLPVMLRAESMLYDRPRTGKTLAAKRAFFAGLRSAVRCVLPIGTANAAYWQYYLGEQFPMFRVPYAVDNDFFQGRSQQAAPAREALRKELGLEPGRPIFLFASKLQKRKRCIDLVEAYLRLAPAPGVDPHAYLLIIGDGEERSAIEGRIQASGLSSIRMLGFKNQGELPRYFDLCNAFILPSIHEPWGLIVNEVMNAGRTVIVTDQVGCQPDLIRNGENGLVFPAQNIDALRAALASILDDPDLAIRLGQRALETISRFSFEEDVAGLRQAIAYCVPGFPA from the coding sequence ATGGCCTCCGGCAGACGCGTCCGTATTGCTTATTTCGTCTCGCATCCGATCCAATATCAGGCTCCCTTGCTGCGGCGGATTGCCCGCGAGCCGGATATCGATCTGCACGCGTTCTTCTTCAGCGACATCTCTGTCCGCGGCTATGCCGACAAGGGCTTTGGCAATGTGCAGGTCAAGTGGGATGTCCCGCTCCTTGACGGTTACAAATCCAGTTTCCTGCCCGGTATCCGCAAAGGAAATAGTTTTGCCTTCACGCGGCCCGTTAATTACGGCATCCATACCGCCCTCAACTCTGGATCCTTTGACGCTGTGTGGCTGCATGGCTATCACACCCTGAACAGTCTGCAGGTACTGGCTCTAGCCAAAGCCCACGATCTGCCCGTGATGCTGCGCGCGGAATCCATGCTCTACGACCGGCCGCGAACCGGAAAGACTCTCGCCGCCAAGCGCGCCTTCTTCGCTGGATTACGCTCCGCTGTCCGCTGCGTATTGCCCATCGGCACAGCCAACGCGGCCTACTGGCAGTACTACCTGGGTGAGCAGTTCCCCATGTTCCGTGTTCCCTATGCCGTCGACAATGACTTCTTCCAAGGCCGATCGCAACAAGCCGCTCCAGCACGCGAAGCGCTGCGCAAGGAGCTTGGTCTTGAGCCCGGCCGGCCGATCTTTCTCTTCGCCTCGAAGCTGCAGAAGCGCAAGCGCTGTATCGATCTTGTCGAAGCCTATCTTCGCCTCGCGCCTGCTCCAGGCGTCGATCCACATGCCTACCTGTTGATCATCGGCGATGGGGAAGAGCGATCCGCCATCGAAGGCCGCATCCAGGCATCCGGCCTTTCCAGCATCCGCATGCTGGGCTTCAAGAACCAGGGCGAGCTGCCGCGCTACTTCGACCTCTGCAATGCGTTCATCCTGCCATCGATCCACGAACCCTGGGGGCTCATCGTGAATGAAGTGATGAACGCCGGCCGCACGGTCATCGTCACCGACCAGGTCGGATGCCAGCCTGACCTTATCCGCAATGGTGAAAATGGCCTCGTCTTCCCGGCGCAGAATATCGATGCCCTGCGAGCCGCGCTTGCCTCCATCCTCGACGATCCGGACCTTGCCATACGCCTGGGGCAGCGTGCACTGGAAACGATCTCACGCTTCAGCTTCGAAGAAGACGTGGCAGGACTGCGCCAGGCCATCGCTTACTGCGTACCTGGATTTCCCGCATGA
- a CDS encoding glycosyltransferase family 9 protein yields MALPALRLVARTFAHAQKMMLTNLPVHAKAPAASAILGSSGLVDGYFSYPVGTRSPIKLLRLWWSIRRFRPDILIYLAKPRGEQAVLRDERFFRSCGVKTIVGLPLGDRAINLQYSSGLWESEAGRLARSIKDLGEIDLDAPESWDLGLSEAEERKASNVLSETEGRPLIACGPGTKMQAKDWGTENWCALMTVLSGKLDRHVLVLVGAKEDRDVSAKLAVAWGGMAVNLCGDLSPRETAAVLRRTELFLGPDSGPMHFAAGAGVPCVIAFAARTRPGIWFPQGNGHRVLYRQMDCAGCNLETCTEHERKCLTAISVEDMFHAAMEVLERRRSESGAACE; encoded by the coding sequence GTGGCTTTGCCTGCTTTGCGCCTGGTGGCGCGCACCTTTGCGCATGCGCAAAAGATGATGCTGACAAATCTTCCGGTACATGCCAAGGCTCCGGCAGCCTCAGCTATCCTTGGCAGCTCGGGGCTCGTGGATGGCTATTTCAGCTATCCGGTCGGCACACGCAGCCCGATCAAGCTCCTTCGACTATGGTGGTCCATCCGCCGCTTCCGTCCTGACATCTTGATCTATCTGGCGAAGCCTCGCGGCGAGCAGGCAGTCCTGCGTGATGAGCGCTTTTTCCGGAGTTGTGGTGTAAAAACGATCGTCGGTCTTCCTCTCGGAGACCGCGCGATCAACCTACAATACTCTTCCGGCCTATGGGAGAGCGAGGCTGGCCGGCTTGCGCGCAGCATAAAAGATCTGGGCGAGATCGATTTGGACGCGCCGGAGAGCTGGGACCTCGGTTTGTCGGAGGCAGAAGAGAGAAAGGCCAGCAACGTTCTCTCTGAAACCGAAGGCCGGCCGCTGATCGCATGTGGGCCGGGCACCAAAATGCAGGCCAAGGATTGGGGGACAGAGAACTGGTGCGCGCTGATGACGGTGCTCTCCGGGAAGCTAGATCGGCATGTCCTGGTCCTGGTAGGCGCAAAGGAAGACAGAGATGTGAGCGCAAAGCTCGCTGTCGCGTGGGGTGGCATGGCGGTGAACCTTTGCGGCGATCTTTCTCCTCGTGAGACGGCAGCGGTACTGCGCAGGACTGAGCTGTTTCTTGGCCCGGATAGCGGCCCTATGCACTTTGCGGCGGGTGCCGGCGTGCCTTGTGTCATCGCATTTGCAGCGCGGACCAGGCCGGGCATCTGGTTTCCTCAGGGCAACGGACATCGGGTACTGTATCGGCAGATGGACTGTGCGGGATGCAATCTCGAAACCTGTACCGAACATGAGAGGAAGTGTCTGACCGCCATTTCCGTCGAGGACATGTTCCACGCGGCGATGGAGGTTCTGGAGCGCCGGCGAAGCGAGTCAGGTGCAGCTTGCGAGTAG
- the mdh gene encoding malate dehydrogenase, protein MRKKVSIVGAGNVGATAAHWIASKELADVVLLDVVEGIPQGKALDLLEAMPIEKRDSHVIGTNDYADTANSDIVVITAGIPRKPGMSRDDLLNTNFKIMSDVVAKVVANSPDSIIIVVSNPLDAMAQAAFRQAGFNRERVIGMAGVLDSARFRTFIAEELKVSVENVTAFVLGGHGDTMVPLPRFSTVAGIPITELIEPSRLEAIVQRTRDGGAEIVKHLKTGSAYYAPSAAAVEMVEAILKDKKKILPCAVYLQGEYGIEGYYVGVPCKLGARGLEQIIEIKLTPEEDAALKKSAEAVKELCAVIGV, encoded by the coding sequence ATGCGAAAGAAAGTTTCGATTGTCGGCGCTGGCAATGTCGGCGCCACGGCGGCTCATTGGATTGCATCGAAGGAACTGGCGGACGTGGTTCTGCTGGATGTGGTGGAAGGCATTCCCCAGGGCAAGGCGCTGGACCTGCTCGAGGCCATGCCGATTGAAAAGCGTGACTCGCATGTGATCGGCACCAACGACTACGCCGACACGGCGAACTCGGACATCGTGGTGATCACCGCCGGCATTCCCCGCAAGCCCGGCATGAGCCGCGACGATCTGCTGAACACCAACTTCAAGATCATGTCGGACGTGGTGGCCAAGGTCGTTGCCAACTCGCCGGACTCGATCATCATCGTGGTTTCGAACCCGCTGGACGCGATGGCGCAGGCCGCCTTCCGCCAGGCCGGTTTCAACCGCGAGCGCGTCATCGGCATGGCCGGAGTGCTCGACTCGGCCCGCTTCCGCACCTTCATCGCCGAAGAGCTCAAGGTTTCGGTCGAGAACGTGACCGCCTTCGTGCTCGGCGGCCACGGCGACACCATGGTGCCTCTGCCCCGCTTCTCGACGGTGGCCGGCATCCCCATCACCGAGCTGATCGAGCCCTCGCGCCTCGAAGCGATCGTGCAGCGCACCCGCGACGGCGGCGCCGAGATCGTCAAGCACCTCAAGACCGGCTCTGCCTACTACGCGCCTTCGGCCGCGGCAGTGGAAATGGTCGAGGCCATTCTCAAGGACAAGAAGAAGATCCTGCCTTGCGCCGTATATCTCCAGGGCGAGTACGGGATCGAGGGCTACTACGTTGGCGTGCCTTGCAAGCTGGGTGCCCGCGGTCTTGAGCAGATTATCGAGATCAAGCTCACCCCCGAAGAAGATGCCGCTCTCAAGAAGAGCGCGGAAGCCGTCAAGGAGCTCTGCGCCGTCATCGGTGTGTAG
- a CDS encoding PspC domain-containing protein — translation MAVFCQNCGTGMNDGARFCSSCGAQLHAAAPYAPSAWTGQSRLIRPRAGRMVAGVCQGLANNYGWDVVLVRVITVLLAVFGGGIGLVAYVIFWIVMPEEPLLLPSGTSYVPPSQG, via the coding sequence ATGGCGGTCTTTTGTCAGAACTGCGGAACCGGTATGAATGATGGCGCACGCTTCTGTTCGTCCTGCGGCGCTCAGCTGCATGCGGCGGCGCCCTATGCTCCCAGTGCATGGACAGGACAGAGCCGGTTGATCCGTCCACGCGCCGGGCGGATGGTCGCCGGCGTATGCCAGGGGTTGGCAAACAATTACGGATGGGACGTTGTCCTGGTTCGGGTGATTACGGTGCTGCTGGCGGTCTTTGGCGGCGGAATTGGCCTGGTGGCCTACGTGATTTTCTGGATCGTGATGCCGGAAGAACCACTGCTGCTGCCGTCGGGTACTTCCTATGTCCCGCCAAGCCAGGGGTAG
- the rfaD gene encoding ADP-glyceromanno-heptose 6-epimerase, whose translation MHIVTGGAGFIGSNLVHELNRQGIIDILVVDNFADSRKLFNLHGARFVDYMDKREFRRALEEKALRLSKVSAIYHQGACSNTLVDDGVYMMDNNFTTSKVLLHYALEQGAPFVYASTAAVYGLSGPGHFTPTLKNEKPLNIYGFSKLAFDHYVRSLLGKETIKSTVVGLRYFNVYGPREQHKGRMASVIHHFTKQILETGRVRLFEGSGGYGNGEQRRDFVYVRDLARLNLFFAQTSALERGTAGEERIYQGVVNAGSGQARTFNEVARALMSVHGPAQIEYIPFPADLDTRYQHFTEADLTGLRALGYDQPMTQLKDGIQETFAAMAEMAV comes from the coding sequence ATGCACATTGTTACGGGCGGTGCGGGATTTATTGGCAGTAACCTTGTCCACGAACTAAACCGGCAGGGTATTATCGACATTCTTGTTGTCGATAACTTTGCTGACTCACGAAAGCTTTTCAATCTGCATGGCGCGCGCTTTGTCGACTATATGGACAAGAGGGAGTTTCGGCGTGCACTTGAGGAGAAGGCACTTCGGCTGTCCAAGGTAAGCGCGATCTATCACCAGGGAGCGTGCTCCAACACGCTGGTCGATGATGGCGTGTACATGATGGACAATAACTTCACCACGTCCAAGGTGCTTCTGCATTACGCACTGGAGCAGGGGGCGCCGTTTGTCTATGCCTCGACGGCAGCGGTGTATGGTCTGAGCGGGCCAGGGCATTTCACGCCGACTCTCAAAAATGAAAAGCCGTTGAATATCTATGGCTTCTCAAAGTTGGCATTCGATCATTACGTGCGGAGCTTGCTCGGAAAAGAAACGATAAAGAGCACGGTGGTGGGCCTGCGCTACTTCAATGTGTATGGTCCGCGAGAGCAGCACAAGGGACGCATGGCTTCAGTGATCCACCATTTCACCAAGCAGATTCTGGAAACAGGTCGAGTGCGTCTCTTTGAGGGGTCAGGGGGATATGGGAATGGCGAGCAACGCCGGGACTTTGTCTATGTGCGCGATCTCGCCCGCCTCAATCTTTTTTTTGCACAGACATCTGCGCTTGAGCGTGGTACGGCAGGGGAAGAACGGATCTATCAGGGGGTGGTGAATGCAGGCTCCGGACAAGCCCGAACCTTCAATGAAGTAGCGCGGGCGCTGATGTCTGTCCATGGGCCGGCTCAGATCGAATACATCCCGTTCCCGGCTGATTTGGATACCCGCTATCAGCACTTCACGGAGGCCGATCTGACCGGACTGCGTGCTCTCGGGTATGACCAGCCGATGACGCAGCTCAAGGACGGCATCCAGGAAACATTCGCGGCCATGGCGGAGATGGCCGTTTAG